The following proteins are encoded in a genomic region of Oncorhynchus kisutch isolate 150728-3 linkage group LG6, Okis_V2, whole genome shotgun sequence:
- the LOC109892707 gene encoding non-histone chromosomal protein HMG-14-like codes for MPKRSKANADAEAAEPKRRSERLVNKPAPPKAEPKPKKEKAVPKPKKAKEVKKAAPEEKEAPAENGEAKAEEEEPATEEPEQKEDAAE; via the exons ATGCCTAAAAGGAGCAAA GCAAACGCTGATGCTGAGGCAGCAGAG CCCAAGAGGAGATCTGAGAGATTGGTAAAT AAACCAGCCCCTCCAAAGGCAGAGCCCAAGCCAAAG aagGAGAAGGCAGTACCCAAGCCCAAGAAGGCTAAGGAGGTGAAGAAGGCTGCACCTGAGGAGAAGGAGGCGCCTGCAGAGAATGGCGAAGCCAAAGCTGAGGAAGAG GAACCAGCCACAGAAGAACCTGAACAGAAAGAAGATGCGGCAGAATAA